From one Bacteroidota bacterium genomic stretch:
- a CDS encoding T9SS type A sorting domain-containing protein has translation MKRLLLIIALLSCSHFLQAQPFAIGNTTVTFTDPSRGNRAIETDIYYPAVSPGSNSSVAGSNGEKFPVIVFGHGFVMTVSAYQNIWSALVPAGYIVALPKTEGGILPNHTNFGKDLAFVVTALRNSGSSSGNLFFNKVSAKSAVMGHSMGGGASFLAIQYNSAITTVVGLAPAETNPAASSAAQNITIPTLVFAGGNDCVTPAGQHSQLIYNSAGADCKSFINLIGGSHCQFANSNFNCSFGESTCSPGPTISRTVQQSLVTKYLLPYFDYRLKNNCTSWYAMQSLLSNDNAVTLIQNCNESTTCSAPGNRQARNITATAAKLTWKKGSCVNTHQVRYRKSSVLTWTIVNSGKTNAYQLNNLLAGTSYDWQVKAKCDSSGNFVSGWGSLKQFTTSSLREEDGIELPDGELSFDLNIVPNPNSGIFSLELLGKANSNYNLEIVNILGTIIDKIDINSDSEQYTLPLDYTNQPSGIYFLRINDGKALVTKRFVIQ, from the coding sequence ATGAAAAGACTCCTACTAATTATCGCATTACTGAGCTGTTCTCATTTCCTGCAAGCACAGCCCTTTGCCATCGGAAACACCACTGTTACCTTTACTGATCCTTCACGTGGGAACAGAGCCATAGAAACCGACATATACTATCCGGCCGTTTCACCTGGCAGCAACTCTTCTGTTGCAGGCAGCAATGGAGAAAAGTTTCCGGTAATTGTTTTCGGTCATGGTTTCGTGATGACCGTGTCAGCTTACCAAAATATCTGGTCAGCATTGGTTCCGGCAGGATATATTGTTGCATTACCCAAAACGGAAGGTGGAATTCTACCCAACCATACTAATTTCGGAAAGGATCTGGCTTTTGTTGTGACCGCTTTGCGTAATTCGGGTAGCAGCTCCGGGAACTTGTTCTTTAATAAAGTTTCCGCCAAATCTGCTGTAATGGGGCATTCCATGGGCGGAGGCGCATCTTTTCTTGCTATCCAATACAATTCAGCTATAACCACTGTCGTAGGCTTAGCGCCCGCCGAAACCAATCCTGCAGCATCCTCGGCAGCACAGAACATTACTATCCCAACATTGGTTTTCGCGGGTGGCAATGACTGCGTGACTCCTGCCGGACAACATAGTCAGTTAATTTACAATAGCGCCGGTGCGGATTGCAAGAGTTTCATCAATCTAATTGGCGGAAGTCATTGTCAGTTTGCCAATTCTAATTTCAATTGTTCATTTGGAGAATCAACTTGTTCACCCGGACCTACCATTAGTCGCACGGTTCAACAATCACTCGTTACAAAATATCTGCTTCCTTATTTTGATTATCGATTGAAAAACAATTGCACATCCTGGTACGCTATGCAAAGTTTATTGTCGAATGACAACGCTGTAACGTTAATTCAAAACTGCAACGAATCCACCACTTGTTCCGCTCCAGGCAACCGTCAAGCGCGAAATATCACCGCTACGGCTGCAAAACTCACCTGGAAAAAAGGCAGCTGTGTAAACACTCATCAGGTGAGGTACCGTAAATCTTCTGTTTTAACCTGGACCATTGTCAACTCGGGCAAAACCAATGCTTATCAGTTAAACAATTTATTAGCCGGCACCTCGTATGATTGGCAAGTAAAAGCAAAGTGCGACAGTTCTGGTAATTTTGTTTCCGGCTGGGGCTCATTAAAACAATTCACCACCTCATCACTCCGTGAAGAGGACGGCATTGAACTTCCCGATGGTGAACTCAGCTTCGACTTAAACATAGTTCCCAATCCAAACTCCGGCATTTTCAGTCTTGAACTATTAGGAAAGGCTAACTCTAATTACAATCTTGAGATTGTTAATATCCTCGGGACTATAATTGATAAAATTGATATCAATTCTGATTCCGAGCAATACACTCTTCCTCTTGATTATACCAATCAACCTTCGGGAATTTACTTCTTACGTATCAATGATGGAAAAGCTTTGGTGACGAAAAGATTTGTCATTCAGTAA
- a CDS encoding DUF1905 domain-containing protein, whose product MNELKPLIDKKILLEKYPGKGGWTYGRIPEIKKGKDTPFGWVKVRGSIDGYEIKKYHLMPMGNGMLFIPVKASIRKAINKGAGDYVHIVLYPDHEPLDIPEEMLLCLEDEPEALQFYNTLSDSEKKYYIDWVYSAKKEETKINRLAATVNRLAQKLKRFDPGKV is encoded by the coding sequence ATGAATGAACTAAAACCACTTATCGACAAGAAAATTCTACTCGAGAAGTACCCCGGGAAAGGGGGCTGGACATATGGACGGATTCCGGAAATTAAAAAAGGCAAAGACACCCCATTTGGTTGGGTGAAAGTGCGCGGTTCAATTGATGGGTATGAAATTAAAAAATATCATTTAATGCCGATGGGGAATGGAATGCTGTTTATTCCGGTGAAAGCATCTATTCGCAAAGCAATAAATAAAGGCGCGGGTGATTATGTCCATATCGTTCTTTACCCAGACCATGAGCCATTGGATATTCCGGAGGAGATGCTTCTTTGTTTGGAGGATGAACCGGAGGCACTTCAATTTTACAATACACTGTCGGATAGCGAAAAAAAATATTACATCGACTGGGTGTATTCAGCAAAAAAAGAAGAAACAAAAATCAATAGATTGGCCGCAACAGTAAATCGGTTGGCTCAAAAATTAAAACGCTTCGATCCGGGAAAAGTGTAG
- the efp gene encoding elongation factor P — protein MANTGDVSVGTVLRYNGELCQIIEWQHRTPGNLRAFYQGKMKNLKTGKTVENRFRSGEEVEIARVEYKLMEFLYNDADFLVCMDKENFEQVPVPKELFGDSFVFLKEGMEVKVSFEGDNVILAEPPTFVELVISYCEPGLKGDTATNTLKPATLDNGATVNVPLFVNEGDKVKVDTRTGAYVERVK, from the coding sequence ATGGCAAATACAGGCGATGTATCCGTTGGTACCGTATTACGCTACAACGGCGAACTCTGTCAGATCATAGAATGGCAACACCGTACTCCGGGGAATTTACGTGCCTTTTATCAGGGTAAGATGAAAAATCTTAAAACAGGCAAAACCGTAGAAAACCGTTTTCGTTCAGGCGAAGAAGTAGAAATTGCCCGTGTTGAATATAAACTGATGGAGTTTCTCTACAACGATGCAGATTTTCTTGTCTGTATGGATAAGGAAAACTTCGAACAAGTTCCTGTTCCTAAGGAGTTGTTTGGTGACTCATTTGTTTTCCTTAAAGAAGGTATGGAAGTGAAAGTATCATTTGAAGGTGATAATGTTATTCTCGCTGAACCACCCACATTTGTGGAATTGGTTATCAGCTATTGTGAACCCGGATTAAAAGGCGATACAGCTACTAACACTTTGAAACCGGCTACACTTGACAATGGTGCTACTGTTAACGTACCCCTTTTTGTAAATGAAGGAGATAAGGTGAAAGTTGATACGCGGACGGGAGCTTATGTGGAGCGCGTAAAATAA
- a CDS encoding 50S ribosomal protein L9, which produces MEIILKQDVKNLGYADDIVKVRNGYGRNYLIPNGYAVIANDTNKKIHAEVVKQRAHKIGKLRMDADKLAAALEGVTLSIGAKVGENGKLFGSVTSQQLVDKLKSMGYAIDKKQVVMPEEHIKKTGNYTAEVIVHRDIRAKLNFEVAEG; this is translated from the coding sequence ATGGAAATCATTCTCAAACAGGACGTAAAAAACCTTGGTTACGCTGACGATATCGTAAAAGTGCGTAACGGTTATGGTCGCAATTATCTTATCCCTAACGGATATGCAGTAATTGCCAACGATACCAACAAAAAGATTCACGCTGAAGTAGTAAAACAGCGTGCCCACAAGATCGGCAAGCTCCGCATGGATGCCGATAAACTGGCTGCAGCCCTTGAAGGTGTTACACTTTCTATTGGAGCCAAGGTGGGTGAAAATGGCAAACTCTTCGGATCTGTTACTTCTCAGCAACTCGTCGATAAACTCAAATCAATGGGTTATGCTATCGACAAGAAGCAAGTGGTAATGCCTGAAGAACATATCAAGAAAACCGGAAATTATACTGCTGAAGTTATTGTTCACCGCGACATCCGCGCTAAGTTGAACTTCGAAGTAGCAGAAGGTTAA
- a CDS encoding 30S ribosomal protein S18 has protein sequence MSTTANASGNIRFLNPPAVEVQKKKYCRFKKMGIKYIDYKDATFLTKFVNEQGKLLPRRLTGTSLKFQRKVGQAVKRARHLALMPYVTDLLK, from the coding sequence ATGTCGACAACAGCAAATGCATCGGGCAACATCCGATTCCTGAATCCCCCGGCAGTGGAGGTACAAAAGAAAAAATACTGCCGTTTCAAGAAGATGGGCATTAAGTACATCGATTATAAAGATGCCACCTTCCTCACCAAATTTGTAAATGAACAAGGTAAATTACTGCCACGTCGTCTTACAGGAACTTCACTGAAGTTTCAACGTAAGGTTGGACAAGCAGTAAAGCGTGCACGTCACCTCGCCTTGATGCCTTACGTAACCGATTTACTAAAATAA
- a CDS encoding 30S ribosomal protein S6, with amino-acid sequence MKKTYETVIVLTPVLLQEQVDEAVAKYRKFLTDSGAIIVHENNWGLRKLAYPIQKKNTGFYFLFEFQAEPTLVAKIEVEYKRDERIMRFLTIALDKHAVAYNERKRKNATQKKQEEAVN; translated from the coding sequence ATGAAAAAAACCTATGAAACCGTAATCGTCCTTACTCCTGTATTGCTTCAGGAGCAAGTAGATGAAGCGGTTGCAAAGTATCGTAAATTCCTCACCGACAGCGGTGCCATAATTGTTCACGAGAACAATTGGGGATTACGCAAACTGGCTTACCCGATTCAAAAGAAGAACACAGGGTTCTACTTTTTATTTGAATTTCAAGCTGAACCTACTCTGGTAGCGAAGATTGAAGTCGAATACAAGCGGGATGAGCGTATTATGCGTTTCCTCACTATTGCTCTTGACAAACATGCGGTAGCTTACAATGAGAGAAAACGCAAAAACGCAACCCAAAAGAAACAAGAAGAAGCAGTTAACTAA